One region of Pseudomonas sp. ABC1 genomic DNA includes:
- the rsd gene encoding sigma D regulator gives MLESCRNAQERWGGVHLLIDRWLQERHELVQVYADLQRAQATTKESRQRFCQLLLDYVSAGHFGVYEQLVREAEAFGNHQGIELATRIYPRLQAITEHALAFNDQCERAAEDAALVDELHQIGQLLHERFELEDCLIEVLHTAHRQVPETV, from the coding sequence ATGCTGGAAAGCTGCCGTAATGCCCAGGAGCGCTGGGGAGGCGTCCATCTGCTGATCGATCGCTGGTTGCAGGAGCGCCATGAACTGGTGCAGGTCTATGCCGACCTGCAACGGGCGCAGGCGACTACGAAGGAAAGCCGGCAGCGTTTCTGCCAACTGCTGCTCGACTATGTTTCCGCGGGCCATTTCGGTGTCTACGAGCAACTGGTCAGGGAAGCCGAAGCCTTTGGCAATCATCAGGGGATCGAGCTGGCGACACGCATCTACCCGCGTTTGCAGGCAATCACCGAGCATGCGCTGGCGTTCAACGACCAGTGCGAGCGAGCCGCGGAAGATGCCGCACTGGTCGATGAATTGCACCAGATCGGGCAACTGCTGCACGAGCGTTTCGAACTGGAAGACTGCTTGATCGAAGTGCTGCATACCGCACACCGCCAGGTGCCCGAAACGGTCTGA
- a CDS encoding disulfide bond formation protein B: MNFASPRPLFFLAFLACLLIMVAALYLEHVVGLAPCPLCIVQRICVIGFGLACLAAAIHDPARTGRRIYSAIALLFALAGGATAARQVWLQSVPADQLPSCLPSLEYMMEALPFQDIVRLVLHGTAECAEVSWTLLGMSIPEWSLLAFVGMLVFAVWQAVRPGR; this comes from the coding sequence ATGAACTTCGCCAGTCCCCGTCCACTGTTCTTTCTCGCTTTCCTCGCCTGCCTGCTGATCATGGTGGCCGCGCTCTATCTGGAGCATGTCGTCGGGCTGGCGCCTTGCCCGCTGTGCATCGTGCAGCGCATCTGCGTGATCGGTTTCGGCCTGGCCTGCCTGGCGGCCGCGATCCACGATCCGGCGCGGACCGGGCGTCGGATCTACAGTGCTATCGCCCTGCTGTTCGCCTTGGCGGGGGGCGCCACGGCGGCTCGTCAGGTCTGGTTGCAGAGCGTGCCGGCCGACCAGTTGCCCAGTTGCCTGCCCAGTCTCGAATACATGATGGAGGCGCTGCCGTTCCAGGACATTGTCCGCCTGGTGCTGCACGGCACCGCCGAGTGCGCCGAAGTGAGCTGGACGCTGCTGGGCATGAGCATCCCCGAGTGGAGCCTGCTGGCGTTCGTCGGCATGCTGGTGTTCGCTGTCTGGCAGGCCGTCCGCCCGGGGCGTTGA
- a CDS encoding TIGR02444 family protein, translated as MHNPALWPFALHCYVKPGIQDTCLRLQREHGLDVCLLLCCCWLETRRVAFSAQRLESLQARIGDWQREITQPLRQLRMAWRAAAQRDDGLHDLRERLKALELDAERMALQRLEALSHAWPAERQAETWLEHYLPTDDDTQRLRAAAQATHSELAGF; from the coding sequence ATGCACAACCCCGCTCTCTGGCCTTTCGCCCTGCATTGCTATGTAAAGCCCGGTATCCAGGACACCTGCCTGCGACTACAGCGGGAACATGGACTGGATGTCTGCCTGCTGCTGTGCTGCTGCTGGCTGGAAACACGCCGGGTCGCCTTCAGCGCGCAGCGCCTGGAAAGCCTGCAGGCGCGCATCGGCGACTGGCAGCGAGAGATCACCCAACCACTGCGGCAACTGCGCATGGCCTGGCGTGCGGCAGCGCAGCGCGACGACGGCCTGCACGACCTGCGCGAGCGGCTCAAGGCGTTGGAACTGGATGCGGAGCGAATGGCGCTACAGCGCCTGGAGGCGCTCAGCCATGCCTGGCCAGCCGAGCGGCAGGCCGAGACATGGCTGGAACATTACCTGCCCACGGACGACGACACGCAACGACTGCGCGCCGCCGCCCAAGCGACTCACTCCGAGCTGGCAGGCTTCTGA
- a CDS encoding ABC transporter ATP-binding protein — translation MLELRHASLGHGRTPVVEALDLRLSPGQRLGILGPSGSGKSTLLKVAAGLLAPLQGECRNTFARPVLVFQEPRLLPWQTVLDNLLIALQAAGQAPHQARQNAERWLARTGLSAAANLWPGQLSGGMAQRAALARAFAVQADLLMLDEPFSALDPALRNNLIELCRTYLRDSGAALLCVSHQPHEVVELADQCLLLHQGRAQHLGLDEASDDDARRHLAQCLQARLVAMEPDCS, via the coding sequence ATGCTTGAGCTAAGACACGCGAGCCTCGGCCATGGGCGCACGCCGGTGGTAGAGGCGCTCGACCTGCGCCTGAGCCCTGGCCAACGCCTGGGCATCCTCGGCCCCAGCGGCAGCGGCAAGAGCACCCTGCTCAAGGTCGCCGCCGGGCTGCTCGCGCCCTTGCAGGGCGAATGCCGCAACACCTTCGCCAGGCCGGTGCTGGTCTTCCAGGAGCCTCGCCTGCTGCCCTGGCAGACAGTGCTCGACAACCTGCTGATCGCCCTGCAGGCCGCCGGCCAAGCGCCTCACCAGGCCCGGCAGAACGCCGAACGATGGCTGGCACGTACCGGCCTGTCGGCAGCAGCCAACCTCTGGCCAGGACAGCTCTCGGGCGGCATGGCGCAACGGGCCGCCCTGGCGCGTGCTTTCGCCGTGCAGGCGGACCTGCTGATGCTGGACGAACCCTTCTCCGCCCTCGACCCGGCACTGCGCAACAACCTGATCGAGCTGTGCCGGACCTACCTGCGCGACAGCGGCGCGGCCTTGCTCTGCGTCAGCCACCAGCCCCATGAAGTGGTGGAGCTGGCCGACCAATGCCTGTTGCTGCACCAGGGCCGCGCCCAGCACCTGGGGTTGGACGAGGCATCCGACGACGACGCGCGACGGCACCTCGCCCAGTGCCTGCAAGCGCGACTGGTCGCCATGGAGCCCGACTGCTCATGA
- a CDS encoding ABC transporter permease — MSQRPIPSRRRTAPGWAVVGVLALLLGWQYLASHSSPLLMATPLETLQALLRLATDAQARQQAWTTLGRIATGVSLGCLLGFSLGVLAGLDARLRGLLEPLRWLLMAIPPVVVVVLAMLWFGLGTRMVVFISILMLAPGMYVNTVKGMLLVDRNLTEMVTVYRLSAWQRLRHLYVPALAAPLSSALLIATCGGVRLIVMAELLGAEDGVGYALANARSILDNAGIYAWALLVLLWVALLEFALLQPIQRRLCAWQENGHA; from the coding sequence ATGAGCCAGCGCCCTATCCCGTCCCGGCGGCGCACCGCGCCTGGCTGGGCCGTCGTCGGCGTCCTGGCGCTGCTGCTCGGTTGGCAGTACCTGGCGAGCCACAGCAGCCCGCTGCTGATGGCGACACCGCTGGAAACGCTGCAAGCGCTGCTACGCCTGGCGACCGATGCCCAGGCCCGCCAACAGGCCTGGACCACCCTCGGGCGAATCGCCACCGGCGTCAGCCTGGGTTGCCTGCTGGGCTTCAGCCTGGGCGTGCTGGCCGGGCTGGATGCGCGCCTGCGCGGCCTGCTCGAACCGTTGCGCTGGCTGCTGATGGCGATCCCACCGGTGGTGGTCGTGGTGCTGGCTATGCTCTGGTTCGGTCTGGGCACGCGCATGGTGGTGTTCATCAGCATCCTGATGCTGGCACCGGGCATGTACGTGAACACGGTCAAGGGCATGTTGCTGGTCGACCGCAACCTCACGGAAATGGTGACGGTCTATCGCCTCTCGGCCTGGCAGCGCCTGCGTCATCTGTATGTACCCGCGCTGGCTGCGCCGCTCTCGTCGGCGCTGCTGATCGCCACGTGCGGCGGTGTAAGGCTGATCGTCATGGCCGAGTTGCTCGGTGCCGAGGACGGCGTCGGCTACGCTCTGGCCAATGCCCGCAGCATCCTCGACAACGCCGGCATCTATGCCTGGGCCTTGCTGGTACTGCTGTGGGTGGCACTGCTGGAGTTCGCCCTGCTGCAACCGATCCAGCGGCGTCTCTGCGCCTGGCAGGAGAACGGCCATGCTTGA
- a CDS encoding mechanosensitive ion channel domain-containing protein → MLLMDEWSAQLALGLQVLLILLVAYVLQRVLTRGVTRLSERYRLPPELILPVRGGIRWFIMGGALIMVLERFGVSATVLWTAFSGFVAVAAIAFFAIWSVLSNLLCAILILTVGPFRLGDVVEIVEAFDKPIVKGRVIAINLLYTTLEESPESGTGAIVQVPNSLFFQKAVRRWRGTEVQFLNNTPNEK, encoded by the coding sequence ATGTTGCTGATGGATGAGTGGAGCGCGCAACTTGCGCTGGGCCTGCAGGTGCTGCTGATCCTGCTGGTGGCGTATGTCCTGCAACGTGTGTTGACCCGTGGTGTGACACGCCTCTCGGAGCGCTACCGGCTGCCGCCGGAGCTGATCCTGCCGGTGCGGGGCGGTATCCGCTGGTTCATCATGGGCGGTGCGCTGATCATGGTGCTGGAGCGCTTCGGCGTATCGGCGACGGTGTTGTGGACGGCTTTTTCCGGCTTCGTCGCGGTGGCGGCCATCGCTTTCTTCGCGATCTGGAGCGTATTGTCCAATCTGTTGTGCGCGATACTGATCCTGACTGTCGGCCCCTTCCGCCTGGGCGACGTGGTGGAGATCGTCGAAGCGTTCGACAAGCCCATTGTCAAAGGGCGCGTGATTGCAATAAATCTGCTTTATACAACCCTCGAGGAAAGCCCCGAGAGTGGCACCGGCGCTATCGTGCAGGTGCCCAACAGCCTGTTCTTCCAGAAAGCCGTCCGCCGCTGGCGGGGCACTGAAGTGCAGTTTCTCAACAACACACCCAACGAGAAGTAA
- a CDS encoding ATP-binding cassette domain-containing protein — MIRLLNLSLQRGPQRLLDGAELTLHPGHKAGLIGANGAGKSTLFSLLRGELVADGGDCQIPPQWRIAHMRQEIETLERVAVDYVLDGDAELRRIQRDLQVAEQAHDGTALARLHAEFEQADGYSADARARKLLAGLGFASEQMDLAVGSFSGGWRMRLNLAQALMCPSDLLLLDEPTNHLDLDAILWLEDWLKAYTGTLLLISHDRDFLDAVVEHVVHLEQRKLTLYRGGYSAFERTRAERLAQQQQAFEKQQAQRAHMESFIRRFKAKATKARQAQSRIKALEKLEELAPAHIDSPFDFSFREADKVSSPLLDLAEGQLGYGDKRVLDKVKLQLVPGARIGLLGPNGAGKSTLIKTLAGELEPLGGRLQRGENLAIGYFAQHQLDALDPSASPLLHLQRIAPGEREQTLRDFLGGFDFRGERCDEPMLNFSGGEKARLALALIAWNKPNLLLLDEPTNHLDLEMRLALTLALQDFEGAVLVVSHDRHLLKSTTDEFLLVADGRVVEFDGDLQDYSRWLLEFRSRQQPASASVDGGERTDKRAQRQAAAALRQQLAPHKRQAEKLEKELGTLQERLAGLEVQLADNALYEPARKDDLRTLLAEQSSLKAREADLEERWLEVLETLEQLQADLENAS, encoded by the coding sequence ATGATCCGACTATTGAATCTCTCTCTACAGCGTGGTCCCCAGCGTTTGCTGGATGGCGCCGAGCTGACCCTGCACCCTGGCCACAAGGCCGGTCTGATCGGCGCCAATGGTGCCGGCAAATCCACGCTGTTCTCCCTGCTGCGCGGTGAGTTGGTCGCCGATGGTGGCGACTGCCAGATACCGCCGCAGTGGCGCATCGCGCATATGCGCCAGGAGATCGAAACGCTGGAGCGCGTTGCCGTGGACTACGTGCTCGATGGCGACGCCGAACTGCGGCGTATCCAGCGCGATTTGCAGGTCGCCGAGCAGGCCCACGACGGCACCGCGCTGGCGCGCCTGCATGCCGAGTTCGAGCAGGCCGATGGCTACAGCGCCGATGCCCGCGCGCGCAAGCTGCTCGCCGGGCTGGGTTTCGCCAGCGAGCAGATGGACCTTGCGGTCGGTAGCTTCTCGGGTGGCTGGCGCATGCGGCTGAACCTGGCCCAGGCGCTGATGTGCCCGTCCGACCTGTTGCTGCTCGACGAGCCGACCAACCACCTCGACCTGGATGCCATCCTCTGGCTGGAGGACTGGCTCAAGGCTTATACCGGCACGCTGCTGCTGATTTCCCACGACCGTGACTTCCTCGATGCGGTGGTCGAGCACGTGGTGCACCTGGAGCAGCGCAAGCTGACGCTCTATCGCGGTGGCTATTCGGCTTTCGAGCGCACCCGCGCCGAGCGCCTGGCGCAGCAACAGCAGGCGTTCGAGAAGCAGCAGGCGCAGCGTGCGCACATGGAAAGCTTCATCCGCCGCTTCAAGGCCAAGGCGACCAAGGCGCGCCAGGCCCAGAGCCGTATCAAGGCGCTGGAAAAGCTCGAAGAGCTGGCGCCGGCGCACATCGACTCGCCGTTCGACTTCAGCTTCCGCGAGGCGGACAAGGTGTCCAGCCCGCTGCTCGACCTGGCCGAAGGGCAACTGGGCTATGGCGACAAGCGCGTGCTGGACAAGGTCAAGCTGCAACTGGTGCCAGGTGCACGCATTGGCCTGCTCGGGCCGAACGGCGCGGGCAAGTCGACCCTGATCAAGACCCTGGCCGGTGAGCTGGAGCCGCTCGGTGGCCGCTTGCAGCGTGGGGAAAACCTCGCTATCGGCTATTTCGCCCAGCACCAGCTGGACGCCCTCGACCCTTCCGCCAGCCCGTTGCTGCACCTGCAACGGATCGCGCCGGGCGAGCGCGAGCAGACCTTGCGGGACTTCCTCGGCGGGTTCGATTTCCGGGGCGAGCGTTGCGACGAGCCAATGCTGAACTTCTCCGGTGGCGAGAAGGCGCGCCTGGCCCTGGCGCTGATTGCCTGGAACAAGCCCAACCTGCTGCTGCTCGATGAACCGACCAACCACCTCGATCTGGAAATGCGCCTGGCGCTGACCCTGGCGTTGCAGGATTTCGAGGGTGCGGTACTGGTGGTTTCCCACGACCGGCATCTGCTCAAGAGCACCACCGACGAGTTTCTGCTGGTGGCCGATGGACGCGTCGTCGAGTTCGACGGCGACTTGCAGGACTATTCCCGCTGGCTGCTGGAGTTCCGCTCACGCCAGCAACCGGCGAGCGCGAGCGTGGACGGTGGCGAGCGGACCGACAAGCGCGCCCAACGCCAGGCCGCCGCCGCGTTGCGCCAGCAACTGGCGCCGCACAAACGCCAGGCCGAGAAGCTGGAGAAGGAGTTGGGTACGCTTCAGGAGCGCCTGGCCGGACTGGAAGTGCAACTGGCCGACAATGCGCTGTATGAGCCGGCGCGCAAGGATGACCTGCGCACCCTGCTGGCCGAGCAGTCCAGCCTCAAGGCTCGCGAAGCCGACCTCGAAGAGCGCTGGCTCGAGGTCCTGGAGACACTCGAGCAGCTACAGGCAGACTTGGAGAATGCTTCGTGA
- a CDS encoding ABC transporter substrate-binding protein has product MPRTRIWLSCLLLSAFACLSAQAAPTKKVETIRLAGPNAIFSLPLLHMLDSGALDAYAEHVEFRQWDGPDQLRALLLQGQIDYSAAPVILPALLRNRGEPVRLLNTSVWNVVWLISRDPKVKGFADLRGETVLSPIQREFPGLLLNEVLGELRLEAGKDIHFRALRSGPDAIALMQAKQAEHILLVEPAASLLLQRNRQQGGAPLYRVQSLEQAWAQVFPDAAQLPIAGLMASRNVADDSELNTHVADAYAQSARWCAQQPRACAELAHRHWPHMPVEALEEAIGTVDLDLHSARDFRPQLQALYARLLRQSPELIGGQLPDDGLYGP; this is encoded by the coding sequence ATGCCTCGCACCCGTATCTGGCTTTCCTGCCTACTTCTTTCAGCCTTCGCCTGCCTGTCGGCGCAAGCCGCACCAACGAAGAAAGTCGAGACGATCCGCCTGGCCGGCCCGAACGCGATCTTCAGCCTGCCGCTGTTGCACATGCTGGATAGCGGGGCGCTGGACGCCTACGCCGAACACGTCGAGTTCCGCCAGTGGGACGGCCCGGACCAGTTGCGCGCCCTCCTGCTGCAAGGCCAGATCGACTACAGCGCGGCGCCGGTAATCCTGCCGGCGCTGCTGCGCAACCGTGGGGAGCCGGTCAGGCTGCTGAACACCTCGGTGTGGAACGTGGTCTGGCTGATCAGCCGCGATCCAAAGGTCAAGGGCTTCGCCGACCTGCGCGGCGAGACGGTGCTGTCGCCGATCCAGCGCGAGTTTCCCGGCCTGCTGCTGAACGAAGTGCTCGGCGAGCTGCGGCTCGAAGCAGGCAAGGACATCCACTTCCGCGCCCTGCGCAGCGGCCCGGACGCGATTGCCCTGATGCAGGCAAAACAGGCCGAGCACATCCTGCTGGTCGAGCCGGCCGCCTCTCTGTTGCTGCAACGCAACCGGCAGCAGGGCGGCGCACCGCTGTACCGCGTGCAGAGCCTGGAGCAGGCCTGGGCGCAGGTCTTCCCCGACGCCGCGCAACTGCCGATCGCCGGGTTGATGGCCAGCCGTAACGTCGCCGATGACAGCGAACTGAATACCCATGTGGCCGACGCCTATGCGCAGTCGGCGCGCTGGTGTGCGCAACAACCCCGGGCCTGTGCCGAACTGGCGCACCGCCACTGGCCGCACATGCCGGTCGAGGCGCTGGAGGAAGCGATTGGCACGGTGGACCTGGACCTGCATTCCGCGCGGGACTTCCGCCCGCAGCTGCAGGCCCTGTATGCGCGCCTGCTGCGGCAGTCACCCGAGCTGATCGGCGGACAGTTGCCGGATGATGGACTGTACGGACCATGA
- a CDS encoding Crp/Fnr family transcriptional regulator → MTNAKVPLAYRQADSLLAAHPLFESMPEPVRTALLADAVLKHSAAGVFLFREGEPAHHYLLIESGQVEVLRFNMDGDERVFSQFGRGQLVADAAMFMPHGRYPMNARTTQETRYWRLSQQALLDACERFPQLSLRLLQSLSHRLYRRINEVEWMTSSSAAQRLAAYLLLQYQQQGAAIELPLSQRQLAANLGIRAESLSRLFSDWQQHGYVKGRQRHWQLLELQHITQLADGAQRSF, encoded by the coding sequence ATGACGAACGCCAAGGTGCCGCTGGCATACAGGCAGGCCGACAGCCTGCTGGCCGCCCATCCCCTGTTCGAGTCGATGCCGGAGCCGGTCAGGACGGCGCTGCTGGCGGATGCGGTACTGAAACACTCGGCGGCGGGTGTTTTCCTGTTCCGCGAGGGCGAGCCGGCCCACCACTATCTATTGATCGAGAGCGGCCAGGTCGAGGTGCTGCGCTTCAACATGGATGGGGACGAGCGGGTGTTCAGCCAGTTTGGTCGGGGACAACTGGTCGCCGATGCGGCGATGTTCATGCCCCATGGGCGCTATCCGATGAACGCCCGCACCACCCAGGAGACGCGCTACTGGCGTTTGAGCCAGCAGGCGTTGCTGGATGCCTGTGAGCGTTTTCCGCAACTGTCGCTGCGGTTGTTGCAGTCCCTCAGCCATCGGCTCTATCGGCGCATCAACGAGGTCGAGTGGATGACCAGCAGCTCGGCGGCCCAGCGGTTGGCGGCCTACCTGTTGCTGCAATACCAGCAGCAGGGCGCCGCCATCGAACTGCCCTTGAGCCAGCGGCAGCTGGCGGCCAACCTCGGCATTCGTGCCGAGTCCCTGAGCCGGCTGTTCTCCGACTGGCAGCAGCATGGCTACGTCAAGGGTCGCCAGCGGCATTGGCAGTTGCTGGAGTTGCAGCACATTACCCAGTTGGCGGACGGGGCGCAGCGGTCGTTCTGA